ATTTACGGCTTGGTGCCGGTGCACGCTCAATCGGGTTAGGTGGGGCATTCACAGCAATCGCCGATGATGCCACCGCAACTGTCTGGAACCCAGCAGGTCTCGGATCCGCACCGGATTTAAGTCTCAATTTTTCCACCCAGCAGCTCGACTTGGATAGAAGCCACAACTTCATCGCATTGACGAAAGCACTCGGTTCAGCTGGATCTATCGGGCTGGCAGTCACAAACGCAGGTGTTAGTGGTATCCCACAGTATGATAACAAGGAAAATTACGGCGGCGAATTCGACTATAGCGCGAACGCCTACTCCCTCTCTTATGGCATCGGCATCGGAAACTTCAGTTTCGGTTTAACCGGTCGTATGCTCGCCGATAACTTCGGTTTAGACAGCGTTGAAAACCAGAGCGGTTTTGGCGGTGTAGATGTCGGATTAATGGGACACGCGCTGCACATAGATGTCGGCGAAGAGAAAGTGCCGACTTTCCATTACGGCGTTGTTGCTAAGTACCTCGGCGCATCCCTCGGCGATGACATCGTCCCGATGGTAGTCAATGTCGGTTTAGCTTACAACCTCTATATGGGCAATGTCGTCACATTCGCAGCGGATCTTGAGCAGGAATTCGTTAATCTTGATCAAAGTGCTACGAGCCTGCGACTCGGTGCTGAATACACGATTGTCACTTACAAATCCACTGCCTTGTCCATCCGTGGTGGGGTCAGGGCTTCACGCGACGCGCAGAGCCTCTTCGGTGGGTTTGGTGTGAACATAGGTGGGCTGCAGGTTGACTATGCTATCCAAGATGGCATGGCGAGTGAAATCAACGGTGTTGGATCAACTCACTTTGCTTCCATCTCTTATAGATTTTAAAGGAGAAAACTTATGAAAATGATAAGAGGCACTCTGAAGTTGGTACTGATTCTGTACATCTGCGCAACACTCAGCGGCGTTTATATCTTGTCCGCCTCGGCACGAATCACACCACATGATGGCGATGATGACACTATGCTCATCACTATTGAGAAAGGCGATACTCTCTGGGATCTCTGCCAAGAGCATCTCAAAGACCCGCTCCAGTGGCGCGAGTTGAGCAAGTACAACGACTTCACCAACCCACACCTCATCTATCCCGGCGAACAATTGCGTATTCCGCTCGCTATGGCGAAAAATGTCGTCGAAATCGCTGAAGCAGATTTGGTTAAACAGCAGGAAGAACTTGAAAAATTAAAGGTGGAATTAGCCGAATCCGAAGCGACGCGAGATAAACTTGAGGCAGAAATTAGCAGTCTCAATAAGAGTATGGGCAAACTCAAGGGGCAACTCAAAGACCTTGAAGATAGCCTGAAATCACAGAAAGAATTGATGACGGCTGTCACCGACTCCGGAAACGAAATCGCTTCTGGCGTCAAAAAAGCACTTGAAGCCACTAAAACCGGTATCCTTAACGATATCGCTCATCTTGACGAGCATCTCGCAGAGATGGATAAGATGATCAAAGAGCACAAAATGGCTGCGGAAGCCACAAGCGCACTCGTTGAGTCTATCCAAGGCGACGTGAAGACGCTTTTAACACAGGTTGAGACCAACCAGAAGGCGATCAAGGAAGTTAAGATGATACTTGAGGATGCCAAAGGCGTACACGAGGAATCTTCCACATCCAAACGCGCCTTGGTGTTCCTGACTACGGCCGCGGCTGGTATCGGTTGGTTCGTTATGAGTACCGTCGGTGCGCGCAGCGGTGAATAATCGAAACGCATCACCTTTTAGGCAGGGAAGGTGTTTTAAAGCACCTCCCTGCTTTTTTTATACGGTTTGATGCTGCTTGTGGGGGGGTGAACCCCCAACGCTATCGGTAAAAGGTCCTGGGTGTATGTCATCAAATACCGCTAAATACCCTCAACCGCCCTTCACTCAGGCGATAGAACTTTATGGCGATAGAGCTGGAAGTAAAGGGACTTTCAAATTTGCGGGCTTCGCGTGGATACAGCGCACGAAGGTCATACTCATCCAAGGCGACGCGCATAGCCTAAACACTGCCGCTGAGTGGCGGTGTTTGCTGCGCCTGACCGCACTTGCACATCGCCTCAAAAAGCCAATCGTTTTGTGGGATCTACCTGTCCCC
This sequence is a window from Candidatus Poribacteria bacterium. Protein-coding genes within it:
- a CDS encoding LysM peptidoglycan-binding domain-containing protein, giving the protein MKMIRGTLKLVLILYICATLSGVYILSASARITPHDGDDDTMLITIEKGDTLWDLCQEHLKDPLQWRELSKYNDFTNPHLIYPGEQLRIPLAMAKNVVEIAEADLVKQQEELEKLKVELAESEATRDKLEAEISSLNKSMGKLKGQLKDLEDSLKSQKELMTAVTDSGNEIASGVKKALEATKTGILNDIAHLDEHLAEMDKMIKEHKMAAEATSALVESIQGDVKTLLTQVETNQKAIKEVKMILEDAKGVHEESSTSKRALVFLTTAAAGIGWFVMSTVGARSGE